In Cryptococcus neoformans var. neoformans JEC21 chromosome 5 sequence, one genomic interval encodes:
- a CDS encoding enolase 1, putative: protein MAAARAGAAEKGLELFEHLADLTFPQRDKAKPYVLPVPCTNQLNGGVHAGNQLAPQEFMVLPTGATSFEEAMRIVTECYHSLKSVITEKFGLAGTGIGDEGGFAPPVDSIDQALDLLVEASAKAGHSNNVHFAIDPASSEFFKDGVYDLDFKSTDQLETHRCLSPDQMASLYNDLISKYPLILLEDPFAEDDWDSWTKFMEKINGRIEVVGDDLLCTQVSRVKMAKKASACDGLLLKINQCGTISEAIEAAQTAYSYGWSVFVSHRSGETIDDFIGDIVVGLQTGHIKSGAPCRGERLAKYNRLLQIERLLKERGHPVRYAGVDFRRAATW, encoded by the exons ATGGCTGCTGCACGAGCAGGCGCTGCTGAAAAG GGCTTGGAACTATTTGAACATTTGGCGGACTTAACCTTCCCTCAACGTGACAAAGCTAAACCTTACGTACTGCCTGTTCCTTGCACCAATCAGCTCAATGGTGGTGTACATGCAGGAAATCAGCTTGCTCCTCAAG AGTTCATGGTACTTCCAACGGGGGCTACTTCGTTTGAGGAGGCGATGCGTATTGTGACGGAATGTTACCATTCGTTGAAATCGGTAATCACTGAGAAATTTGGCCTCGCAG GAACTGGTATCGGTGACGAGGGAGGCTTTGCTCCGCCGGTTGATTCGATTGATCAAGCTCTGGACCTCTTGGTGGAGGCAAGCGCCAAAGCTGGCCACTCGAACAATGTTCATTTTGCCATTGACCCCGCCTCCTCAGAGTTCTTTAAAGACGGTGTGTACGACCTGGACTTCAAGTCTACCGATCAACTTGAAACCCATCGATGCCTATCTCCAGACCAGATGGCAAGTCTGTACAATGATCTTATCTCGAAATATCCATTGATACTTCTGGAAGACCCGTTTGCCGAAGATGATTGGGATAGCTGGACAAAGTTTATGGAAAAGATTAATGGAAGGATTGAGGTGGTAGGAGACGACCTTCTGTGCACTCAAGTCAGCAGGGTAAAAATGGCCAAGAAAGCATCAGCGTGTGATGGCCTTCTTCTAAAG ATCAACCAATGCGGTACTATTAGCGAAGCGATTGAAGC TGCCCAGACCGCTTATAGCTATGGTTGGTCTGTTTTTGTATCTCATCGTAGTGGTGAGACCATTGACGATTTCATTGGTG ATATCGTAGTAGGTCTGCAAACTGGACATATCAAGTCTGGGGCGCCTTGCCGAGGCGAGAGGTTGGCCAAATATAATCGCTTGCTCCAAATTGAGCGACTTCTCAAAGAGCGTGGCCATCCTGTTCGGTATGCAGGAGTGGATTTCAGGCGGGCGGCTACCTGGTAG
- a CDS encoding expressed protein, whose translation MDTTDSTDAAAGPSKRRRANVGKACLNCRKRKAKCTGQPPSCQTCQLYNDECKWGEDDDGRKPASRQFVQSLKNRIKSLEAALEARGQLVPSPGDEGHDESDNEEEMVDRVSQAMLHLQIGMDGEQVHYHGPTSAYAHLSVAPILRDVPSGLMGGLSDFRRFLPPINISAPQHALALDRFFRFFASWGMRTVPNLFHRDLALAINAPSSAPPPRTTYYSPMLHNCILAIALMFMDDQYLRDPATRKLLADEAVKYMEIELPRPTLATVQALALRSSYHSTLGDHTVGWTYFGLAERAAQSLGLNVDSSPLVKNGRMSEAEMLLRNNTWWTIFIQDQCWSVYIGRPHSMQDHNTPLPLVDPSLDAVPWTWTELSSGETTTPPQDCMLSSAFVETAKLSLIMQKVMTTLYSLRSDASRLQRDGAISELSLALDTWREQLPPNLVLTGHSNRNALPHVIMLQLAWEWLVILCYRSYYRFSVRSGSRAEPEGISAVAVKRCDRSAARINSLLRAYHNRFNLRFSPPTLLNVAFTAGTTHLLAAVHHRSIRIRAEALASANECVELLRLVAVSWPAARDKADILGGLVTEYLPTETMLSRLDLLSRLNGTTAGTTAAPAASTPTSDPLFDFFQQPATDIAPPSPSPLQQVLPSSSPVQSPQFQSIPFLPPLTQADYQVQPVPTLSSSLSMSGMSQQPAPAWMSQSPTVDNPLIPTEIPMFDQNLFSGIPREDAESFLRALLAHITLPPAQAGSLPTAPHQATAPGSFFSQIYPNNAAYGQSPPNAWPIPCDTSGSAVADTTIGHMQTPAAPDLADDQEWANFFGAG comes from the exons ATGGATACTACGGATTCCACCGATGCTGCGGCTGGTCCAAgcaaaaggagaagggccAATGTAGGAAAGGCTTGTCTCAATTGCCGGAAACG AAAAGCAAAATGCACTGGTCAGCCGCCGAGCTGCCAGACATGCCAGCTGTACAAT GACGAGTGCAAGTGGGGtgaagacgacgacggACGGAAACCCGCTTCAAGACAGTTCGTCCAATCTTTGAAAAACCGTATCAAGAGCCTGGAAGCTGCATTGGAAGCGCGAGGGCAGCTTGTCCCATCTCCTGGGGACGAAGGACATGACGAAAGCGATaacgaagaggagatggtggatagGGTGTCACAGGCCATGTTGCATCTTCAG ATTGGAATGGATGGGGAGCAAGTGCATTACCACGGACCAACTTCTGCTTATGCGCATCTCTCGGTTGCCCCCATTCTTCGTGACGTACCATCGGGATTGATGGGAGGTCTATCCGATTTCCGACGCTTCCTCCCACCAATTAACATCTCTGCTCCCCAGCACGCCCTCGCCCTTGATCGAttcttccgcttttttGCTTCTTGGGGCATGCGCACCGTCCCGAATCTATTCCATCGCGATCTCGCACTTGCCATTAACGCTCCTTCTAGCGCCCCTCCACCGCGTACTACCTACTACTCACCAATGCTGCACAACTGTATCCTCGCCATAGCCCTCATGTTCATGGATGACCAATACCTCCGCGATCCAGCGACAAGGAAATTATTGGCAGATGAGGCAGTCAAGTATATGGAGATTGAGTTACCCCGACCGACGCTCGCCACTGTGCAAGCTCTCGCACTCAGATCCAGCTACCACTCGACGTTGGGCGATCACACAGTTGGCTGGACCTATTTCGGTCTGGCAGAGAGAGCAGCGCAATCAC TGGGACTCAATGTGGACAGCTCGCCTCTCGTGAAGAACGGGCGGATGTCGGAGGCGGAGATGCTGCTG CGTAACAATACCTGGTGGACGATATTTATACAAGATCAATGCTGGTCGGTATATATTGGACGCCCCCACTCTATGCAAGATCACAA CACTCCACTACCTCTCGTTGATCCCTCACTCGACGCTGTGCCTTGGACGTGGACCGAGTTGTCGTCCGGCGAAACAACAACGCCTCCGCAGGATTGCATGCTCAGTTCGGCGTTTGTGGAAACGGCCAAGTTGTCACTCATCATGCAAAAGGTTATGACGACTCTGTACTCTCTCAGGTCGGATGCTTCCAGGCTACAAAGAGATGGCGCGATCTCCGAGTTAAG TCTCGCCCTCGATACATGGCGCGAGCAACTCCCTCCTAACCTGGTCCTCACAGGCCATTCGAACAGAAACGCCCTGCCCCATGTCATCATGCTCCAGCTCGCTTGGGAATGGCTCGTCATTCTTTGTTATCGCTCTTATTACCGCTTCAGTGTTCGCTCAGGCAGTCGTGCAGAGCCCGAGGGTATCTCAGCCGTGGCTGTCAAG CGATGTGATCGGTCTGCGGCACGGATCAATTCTCTCTTACGAGCCTACCACAACCGTTTTAACCTCCGGTTCTCCCCGCCCACTCTGCTCAACGTTGCTTTTACAGCAGGCACCACTCACCTCCTCGCAGCAGTGCATCATCGGTCTATCAGGATCAGGGCGGAAGCGCTAGCAAGTGCGAACGAATGCGTGGAGCTATTGCGACTAGTGGCTGTCTCTTGGCCGGCAGCGAGGGATAAGGCGGATATCTTGGGAGGTTTGGTCACAGAATATCTACCTACGGAGACGATGTTGTCGCGACTCGACTTGTTATCCAGGTTGAATGGGACGACTGCGGGGACGACTGCGGCTCCAGCAGCTTCGACTCCAACATCTGACCCACTTTTCGACTTTTTCCAGCAACCGGCCACAGACATAGCACCACCCTCGCCGTCCCCTCTACAGCAGGTGCTGCCGTCCTCGAGCCCCGTTCAGTCGCCACAATTCCAATCAATCCCGTTCCTTCCGCCACTGACGCAGGCTGACTACCAAGTTCAACCCGTCCCCACCCTCTCGTCATCACTGTCCATGTCTGGCATGTCTCAGCAGCCTGCCCCCGCCTGGATGTCACAATCACCGACTGTGGATAACCCCCTCATCCCTACTGAAATACCGATGTTCGACCAGAATTTATTTTCGGGTATTCCGCGGGAAGACGCCGAGTCTTTCCTCCGAGCCCTCCTTGCGCACATCACCCTTCCACCAGCACAAGCGGGCTCGCTTCCTACTGCTCCTCATCAGGCTACAGCTCCAGGctcgttcttctcccaGATATACCCCAACAACGCAGCGTACGGCCAGTCGCCACCGAATGCGTGGCCCATACCGTGCGACACCTCGGGGTCTGCAGTTGCTGATACAACCATAGGTCACATGCAGACGCCAGCTGCGCCAGACTTAGCTGATGATCAGGAGTGGGCGAATTTTTTTGGGGCTGGGTAG
- a CDS encoding 5-oxoprolinase, putative: MTVTYDPITLSLFANRFMSVAEAMGRSLQQTSISTNIKERLDYSCALFSHTGDLVANAPFIPVHLGSMSFAVKYQLQHWKSDLKSGDVLLANSPIAGGSHLPDLTVITPVFDPTLGKEGQIIFFTASRAHHSDIGGITGGSMPATSTTLIEEGAEIVSFKLVSGGKFNATELYRLLVEEPAKFPGCSGCRNYRDVESDIKAQIAANHKGSQLLHSLVGEHGLEVVHGYMRFVQENAEQAVRKMLRKAAQESNVLVAVDYLDDGSPICLKVTIDEKKGSAVFDFTGTGPEVRGNLNAPIAVVHSAIIYCMRAMVNQDIPLNAGCLVPLNIIIPDESLLNPSPEAAVCAGNVLTSQRITDVVLKAFNACAASQGCCNNLSFGVGGKDLITGEVKSGWGYYETIAGGSGAGPDWDGTSGVHCHMTNTRITDPEILERRYPVILRQFGYRPNSGGEGAYHGGNGVIRDLEFLQPIQVSMLSERRSRAPYGLAGGANGKTGVNTWIKLPTAANGKTRRVNIGGKATVQFGAGDRLLIQTPGGGGWGRVASRKAQTITVPQVQWEARGSLAERALSEAAFGA, encoded by the exons ATGACCGTCACATACGACCCGATCACGCTTAGTCTCTT TGCGAACCGCTTTATGAGCGTCGCGGAGGCGATGGGACGCTCGCTGCAGCAGACCTCCATTTCAACCAACATTAAGGAGCGTCTGGATTACTCTTGTGCACTCTTCAGTCACACTGGTGATCTTGTCGCGAATGCGCCTTTCATCCCTGTTCACCTGGGATCCATGTCTTTCGCCGTCAAGTATCAGCTTCAACACTGGAAGTCTGACCTCAAGTCCGGAGATGTGCTGCTGGCCAACTCGCCTATCGCAGGCGGGTCCCATCTACCCGACTTGACAGTCATCACTCCCGTGTTTGATCCGACTCTGGGCAAGGAGGGCcagatcatcttcttcacagCTTCACGAGCACACCACTCAGATATTGGTGGTATCACCGGAGGTTCGATGCCAGCGACAAGTACTACCCTTATCGAGGAAGGTGCCGAGATTGTGTCTTTCAAGCTTGTCTCAGGGGGTAAATTCAACGCTACTGAGCTGTACCGTCTGCTCGTCGAGGAGCCAGCCAAGTTCCCTGGGTGCAGCGGATGCAGGAACTACCGCGATGTCGAGAGCGATATCAAAGCT CAAATCGCTGCAAACCACAAGGGCTCGCAACTGCTTCATTCTCTAGTCGGCGAACATGGCCTCGAAGTGGTGCATGGATACATGCGATTCGTGCAGGAGAATGCAGAGCAGGCGGTGCGGAAAATGCTGCGTAAGGCAGCGCAGGAAAGCAATGTGCTTGTG GCGGTCGACTACCTGGACGACGGTTCACCCATCTGCCTCAAAGTTACCAttgacgagaagaagggctCGGCAGTCTTTGACTTCACCGGCACTGGCCCTGAAGTCCGGGGCAATCTGAACGCGCCGATCGCTGTCGTGCACTCGGCCATCATCTACTG CATGCGCGCAATGGTAAACCAAGACATCCCTCTCAATGCTGGCTGCCTCGTCCCTCttaacatcatcatccccgACGAGAGTCTTCTCAACCCGTCACCCGAAGCTGCCGTCTGCGCCGGAAACGTCCTCACATCGCAGCGTATCACCGATGTCGTGCTCAAGGCTTTCAACGCTTGCGCCGCCAGCCAGGGGTGCTGCAACAATTTATCTTTCGGCGTTGGGGGAAAGGACCTCATCACTGGTGAGGTGAAGAGCGGTTGGGGCTATTACGAGACCATTGctggaggaagtggagCTGGTCCGGATTGGGATGGTACTTCAGGCGTTCA CTGCCATATGACCAATACTCGTATCACCGACCCCGAGATTCTCGAGCGACGTTACC CCGTCATCCTCAGACAGTTTGGTTACCGCCCGAACTctggtggagaaggtgcGTACCACGGCGGCAACGGTGTCATCCGAGACCTCGAGTTCCTTCAGCCCATTCAAGTGTCTATGCTCTCCGAGAGGAGATCACGAGCACCATATGGTCTCGCCGGGGGCGCCAACGGCAAGACAGGTGTCAACACATGGATCAAGCTGCCTACAGCGGCTAACGGCAAGACAAGGCGTGTCAACATTGGCGGTAAAGCGACGGTGCAGTTTGGCGCAGGCGACAGGTTGCTCATCCAAACAccaggaggaggtggatggggcCGAGTAGCAAGTCGCAAGGCGCAAACAATCACCGTGCCACAAGTACAGTGGGAAGCGAGGGGCAGTCTGGCAGAGAGGGCGTTGTCCGAGGCGGCGTTCGGGGCATGA
- a CDS encoding 5-oxoprolinase, putative, which produces MIGVTLTSTVSDHSIRIAIDRGGTFTDVHASWPGPHGREESITKLLSQDPSNYKDAPTEGIRRVLETVLGKKVPRGSPLPTNKIDTVRLSTTVATNALLERRGSPHALLITKGFKDLLSIGNQARPRIFDLNIKKASYLYGDVIEVDERVTLVGYTSDPHATEHAVKFLENGEAIQSYSGEGVQHGVEGVRGMSGEAVQVLQALDEEAVEKDLKALFEQGYRSIAVVLAHSFTFPDHELAVGRIAEKVGFHHISLSSQLLPMIRMVPRGVSTTADAYLTPILGEYLDGFYSGFEGGKKGNLNVEFMGSDGGLVDLKNFTGLKSILSGPAGGVVGYALTSWDEKKLAPVIGFDVGGTSTDVSRFDGKYEIVYETTTAGISIQSPQLDINTVAAGGGSCLTFRNGMFHAGPESAGAHPGPACYRKGGPLALTDANLILGRLVPRIFPQCFGPNENEPLDPSASQASFEKMQKQIAQETGAEMSLDDMIYGFVTIANEMMARPIRTLTEARGFATSKHILASFGGAGGQHACEIAESLGITSILIHRYSSILSAYGLALADRVYEEQEPCSAIYHPSSLYFTERLDKIGNRVSEELARQGFTSDQVKLVRMLHMRFNGSDTALMISEPADGDFEQEFYRVYKHEFGFLLESKVIVDDFKVRGIGKSLSPAGESVFSEISNLSTRRAGKPTSRQEVFVSQPGSTKGERMDTPVYELDQLNVGDIVEGPALVIDATQTIFINITWSGTVTSRHLLITRPASAQ; this is translated from the exons ATGATCGGCGTCACCTTAACATCAACCGTCTCCGACCACTCCATCCGAATTGCCATTGACAGA GGTGGTACTTTCACCGACGTTCACGCGTCATGGCCTGGTCCCCATGGCCGTGAAGAGAGCATCACCAAACTCCTCTCCCAGGATCCTTCAAATTACAAAGACGCACCGACAGAGGGTATCAGAAGAGTGTTAGAGACCGTgctggggaagaaggtcCCCCGGGGCAGTCCATTGCCAACGAACAAGATAG ACACTGTGCGTCTCAGCACCACCGTCGCTACCAACGCACTTCTCGAACGCCGCGGTTCGCCCCACGCTCTCCTTATCACCAAAGGTTTCAAAGATCTTCTCTCTATCGGCAACCAAGCTCGTCCACGCATCTTCGACCTGAACATTAAGAAGGCGTCATACCTTTATGGCGATGTCATTGAGGTCGACGAGCGAGTCACCCTCGTCGGATACACCTCTGATCCCCATGCCACTGAACATGCAGTCAAATTTTTAGAAAACGGCGAGGCGATTCAGTCCTACTCTGGAGAAGGGGTGCAGCATGGCGTCGAGGGCGTGAGGGGTATGAGCGGAGAGGCCGTGCAAGTGTTGCAAGCGCTAGACGAGGAAgcggtggagaaggatctAAAAGCGCTGTTCGAGCAAGGGTACCGGTCGATTGCGGTCGTTTTGGCACATTC GTTCACCTTCCCCGACCATGAGCTCGCTGTTGGTCGTATCGCGGAGAAAGTCGGCTTTCACCAtatctccctctcctcccaacTTCTTCCTATGATTCGCATGGTCCCTCGAGGTGTCTCCACAACAGCCGATGCTTATCTCACTCCCATATTGGGCGAGTACCTGGATGGCTTCTATTCTGGCTTTGAGGGagggaaaaaagggaaCTTGAACGTCGAGTTCATGGGCTCTGATGGTGGCTTGGTGGACTTGAAA AACTTTACCGGTCTCAAATCGATCTTGAGTGGACCAGCAGGCGGTGTTGTCGGCTATGCCCTCACCAGCTGGGACGAGAAGAAACTCGCGCCCGTTATTGGCTTCGACGTCGGCGGAACCTCGACCGATGTCTCTCGCTTCGACGGCAAGTACGAGATTGTCTACGAGACCACCACAGCGGGCATCTCAATCCAAAGCCCTCAACTCGACATCAACACCGTCGCAGCGGGTGGCGGTTCCTGTCTCACTTTCCGCAACGGCATGTTCCACGCTGGCCCTGAGTCTGCCGGTGCACACCCGGGTCCCGCTTGCTATCGTAAAGGCGGTCCCCTCGCACTCACGGATGCGAATCTCATCCTCGGTCGGCTGGTACCTCGTATTTTCCCACAATGTTTCGGGCCCAACGAGAACGAGCCCCTTGATCCGTCAGCTTCTCAAGCTTCATTCGAGAAGATGCAAAAGCAGATCGCTCAGGAGACCGGCGCGGAGATGTCGCTGGACGATATGATCTACGGATTCGTCACTATCGCGAACGAGATGATGGCTCGGCCAATCCGAACGCTTACCGAGGCTCGAGGTTTTGCGACTTCCAAGCACATTCTGGCGTCTTTCGGCGGTGCTGGTGGTCAACATGCATGCGAGATCGCCGAGAGCCTAGGTATCACCAGTATCCTGATACATCGCTActcctccatcctttcAGCATATGGTCTCGCCCTCGCAGATCGAGTGTATGAAGAGCAGGAGCCATGCTCTGCCATCTACCATCCATCGTCGTTATACTTCACCGAGCGACTCGACAAGATCGGTAATCGCGTTTCCGAGGAGCTCGCACGACAAGGCTTCACCTCCGATCAAGTCAAGCTTGTGAGAATGCTGCACATGCGCTTCAATGGATCGGATACGGCACTTATGATCTCTGAGCCAGCAGATGGCGACTTCGAGCAGGAGTTTTACCGGGTGTACAAGCACGAATTTGGTTTCCTGCTCGAGAGCAAGGTTATTGTAGATGACTTCAAG GTCAGAGGTATCGGCAAATCCCTCTCTCCTGCCGGTGAATCCGTGTTCTCAGAAATATCGAACCTCTCCACTCGCCGCGCTGGCAAGCCCACATCCAGACAAGAAGTCTTCGTTTCTCAACCTGGGTCGACCAAGGGTGAACGCATGGATACGCCGGTATACGAGTTGGACCAGCTCAACGTTGGAGACATCGTTGAGGGGCCAGCATTGGTCATCGACGCGACACAAACTATCTTTATTAACATCACTTGGAGCGGGACGGTCACTTCTAGGCATCTGCTCATCACTCGCCCAGCATCAGCGCAATGA
- a CDS encoding enolase 1, putative, producing the protein MSFQSVRASQIFDSRGNPTVEVVVETLQGRFVAGVPSGASTGSHEAVELRDKGDAYGGKGVSKAVKAVNEVLGPALIQSGIKASEQAKIDQLLIQLDGTDNKSKYGANAILGISMAAARAGAAEKGLELFEHLADLTFPQRDKAKPYVLPVPCTNQLNGGVHAGNQLAPQEFMVLPTGATSFEEAMRIVTECYHSLKSVITEKFGLAGTGIGDEGGFAPPVDSIDQALDLLVEASAKAGHSNNVHFAIDPASSEFFKDGVYDLDFKSTDQLETHRCLSPDQMASLYNDLISKYPLILLEDPFAEDDWDSWTKFMEKINGRIEVVGDDLLCTQVSRVKMAKKASACDGLLLKINQCGTISEAIEAAQTAYSYGWSVFVSHRSGETIDDFIGDIVVGLQTGHIKSGAPCRGERLAKYNRLLQIERLLKERGHPVRYAGVDFRRAATW; encoded by the exons ATGTCTTTTCAATCTGTCAGAGCTTCTCAGATCTTCGATTCTCGAGGCAACCCAACAGTTGAGGTAGTAGTTGAAACTCTTCAAG GTCGATTCGTAGCCGGAGTTCCCTCAGGCGCTTCGACCGGAAGTCACGAAGCAGTTGAGCTCCGTGATAAAGGAGATGCTTATGGCGGCAAAG GCGTCTCGAAAGCCGTCAAAGCCGTAAACGAGGTCTTGGGGCCGGCTTTAATTCAATCCGGCATCAAGGCTTCCGAGCAGGCTAAAATCGACCAGTTGCTGATACAGCTTGACGGTACCGACAACAAGAGCAAATACGGCGCCAATGCAATTCTAGGCATTTCCATGGCTGCTGCACGAGCAGGCGCTGCTGAAAAG GGCTTGGAACTATTTGAACATTTGGCGGACTTAACCTTCCCTCAACGTGACAAAGCTAAACCTTACGTACTGCCTGTTCCTTGCACCAATCAGCTCAATGGTGGTGTACATGCAGGAAATCAGCTTGCTCCTCAAG AGTTCATGGTACTTCCAACGGGGGCTACTTCGTTTGAGGAGGCGATGCGTATTGTGACGGAATGTTACCATTCGTTGAAATCGGTAATCACTGAGAAATTTGGCCTCGCAG GAACTGGTATCGGTGACGAGGGAGGCTTTGCTCCGCCGGTTGATTCGATTGATCAAGCTCTGGACCTCTTGGTGGAGGCAAGCGCCAAAGCTGGCCACTCGAACAATGTTCATTTTGCCATTGACCCCGCCTCCTCAGAGTTCTTTAAAGACGGTGTGTACGACCTGGACTTCAAGTCTACCGATCAACTTGAAACCCATCGATGCCTATCTCCAGACCAGATGGCAAGTCTGTACAATGATCTTATCTCGAAATATCCATTGATACTTCTGGAAGACCCGTTTGCCGAAGATGATTGGGATAGCTGGACAAAGTTTATGGAAAAGATTAATGGAAGGATTGAGGTGGTAGGAGACGACCTTCTGTGCACTCAAGTCAGCAGGGTAAAAATGGCCAAGAAAGCATCAGCGTGTGATGGCCTTCTTCTAAAG ATCAACCAATGCGGTACTATTAGCGAAGCGATTGAAGC TGCCCAGACCGCTTATAGCTATGGTTGGTCTGTTTTTGTATCTCATCGTAGTGGTGAGACCATTGACGATTTCATTGGTG ATATCGTAGTAGGTCTGCAAACTGGACATATCAAGTCTGGGGCGCCTTGCCGAGGCGAGAGGTTGGCCAAATATAATCGCTTGCTCCAAATTGAGCGACTTCTCAAAGAGCGTGGCCATCCTGTTCGGTATGCAGGAGTGGATTTCAGGCGGGCGGCTACCTGGTAG